A section of the Telopea speciosissima isolate NSW1024214 ecotype Mountain lineage chromosome 3, Tspe_v1, whole genome shotgun sequence genome encodes:
- the LOC122656585 gene encoding pentatricopeptide repeat-containing protein At3g26630, chloroplastic-like isoform X1: MVFWSMQLLGDLLVIFVESLNKHSFSYSLSCSSYLSANIALIGHLIPFMINLSHLLGLICTKKSRFVLACILAMMVASFSRTSDSFQVNPFPSSRRQLDSHDALSLLQKCYGFKQVRQIHAQIIKNGLSQNQILASKLLRICSSYNRMDYAIPIFHQIQNPNTYTWNIMIRANTLNGMCNDALLLYNLMMGQGVPPDKFTFPFVIKACRVSSRIDKGKEVHALSIKTGFSEDIFLQNNLMDLYFKCGDSNYARKLFNKMHVRSVVTWTTMVSGLVSSGELEAAHTTFELMPVKNVVSWTAMINAYARNQKPQEAFELFRRMQLDNVKPNEYTLVSLLIACTELGSLSLGSWLHDFVQKNGFKLGIYLGTALIDMYSKCGSLDDAKKVFNKMQHKSIATWNSMITSLGVHGKGKEALSVFAEMEKTIVQPDAITFVGVLCACVQTGMVDEGCRYFKRMIERYCISPTIDHYSCMFDLLNHAGMLNEAYELREMLPVKPDSDTWGDLLKENRVTGNADLEEVIYKHVGKLNCTRMGQLCE; this comes from the exons ATGGTGTTTTGGTCCATGCAATTGCTAGGAGATTTATTGGTGATTTTTGTGGAATCCTTGAATAAACACTCCTTTTCATATTCCCTCTCCTGCAGCTCCTACTTGTCAGCCAACATTGCTCTTATAGGTCATCTAATTCCCTTTATGATCAACTTGTCTCACTTGCTGGGATTGATTTGCACGAAGAAG AGTAGGTTTGTACTGGCATGTATATTGGCAATGATGGTAGCATCCTTTTCAAGAACTTCTGATTCTTTTCAAGTTAATCCATTTCCAAGCTCCAGAAGGCAACTTGATTCACATGatgctctctcactcctccaAAAGTGTTACGGATTCAAACAAGTGAGGCAAATTCACGCACAAATTATAAAAAATGGCCTCTCCCAAAACCAAATACTTGCATCCAAACTTCTCAGGATTTGTTCATCCTATAATAGAATGGATTATGCCATTCCTATATTCCatcaaatccaaaaccctaataccTACACTTGGAACATCATGATTAGGGCAAACACCTTAAATGGCATGTGTAATGATGCTCTCCTCCTCTATAATCTGATGATGGGACAAGGTGTGCCACCTGATAAATTCACATTTCCGTTTGTCATCAAAGCCTGCCGGGTTTCCTCTAGAATTGATAAAGGAAAAGAAGTCCATGCACTTTCCATCAAGACTGGATTTTCTGAAGACATCTTTTTGCAGAATAATTTAATGGATCTTTACTTTAAGTGTGGTGATTCAAACTATGCTCGTAAGTTATTCAACAAAATGCATGTGAGGAGTGTTGTTACATGGACGACTATGGTATCTGGTCTTGTTTCTTCTGGGGAGTTAGAGGCTGCTCATACAACTTTTGAGCTTATGCCTGTTAAAAATGTTGTGTCATGGACGGCAATGATTAATGCTTATGCTAGGAACCAGAAACCCCAAGAAGCATTTGAACTTTTCAGGCGTATGCAGCTTGATAATGTGAAACCAAATGAGTACACGTTGGTTAGCTTGCTGATTGCCTGTACAGAATTAGGAAGTCTGAGTTTGGGAAGCTGGCTTCATGATTTTGTGCAGAAGAATGGGTTCAAATTGGGTATTTACCTTGGGACGGCTCTTATTGACATGTACAGTAAATGTGGTAGTctagatgatgctaagaaagtgTTCAATAAGATGCAACATAAGAGCATAGCGACTTGGAATTCAATGATCACTAGCTTGGGTGTGCatggaaaaggaaaggaagctCTTTCTGTTTTTGCTGAGATGGAGAAGACCATCGTACAGCCTGATGCAATTACCTTTGTGGGTGTTTTATGTGCATGTGTACAGACAGGTATGGTGGATGAGGGTTGTAGATATTTCAAACGTATGATTGAACGCTATTGTATTTCACCTACCATAGACCATTACAGTTGCATGTTTGATCTGTTGAATCATGCTGGCATGCTGAATGAGGCTTATGAATTAAGGGAGATGCTGCCAGTCAAGCCAGATTCTGATACATGGGGTGATTTGTTGAAGGAAAACAGGGTCACTGGTAATGCTGATTTAGAGGAAGTTATTTACAAGCATGTTGGCAAGCTAAACTGTACGAGAATGGGTCAACTTTGTGAATGA
- the LOC122656585 gene encoding pentatricopeptide repeat-containing protein At3g26630, chloroplastic-like isoform X2, producing MMVASFSRTSDSFQVNPFPSSRRQLDSHDALSLLQKCYGFKQVRQIHAQIIKNGLSQNQILASKLLRICSSYNRMDYAIPIFHQIQNPNTYTWNIMIRANTLNGMCNDALLLYNLMMGQGVPPDKFTFPFVIKACRVSSRIDKGKEVHALSIKTGFSEDIFLQNNLMDLYFKCGDSNYARKLFNKMHVRSVVTWTTMVSGLVSSGELEAAHTTFELMPVKNVVSWTAMINAYARNQKPQEAFELFRRMQLDNVKPNEYTLVSLLIACTELGSLSLGSWLHDFVQKNGFKLGIYLGTALIDMYSKCGSLDDAKKVFNKMQHKSIATWNSMITSLGVHGKGKEALSVFAEMEKTIVQPDAITFVGVLCACVQTGMVDEGCRYFKRMIERYCISPTIDHYSCMFDLLNHAGMLNEAYELREMLPVKPDSDTWGDLLKENRVTGNADLEEVIYKHVGKLNCTRMGQLCE from the coding sequence ATGATGGTAGCATCCTTTTCAAGAACTTCTGATTCTTTTCAAGTTAATCCATTTCCAAGCTCCAGAAGGCAACTTGATTCACATGatgctctctcactcctccaAAAGTGTTACGGATTCAAACAAGTGAGGCAAATTCACGCACAAATTATAAAAAATGGCCTCTCCCAAAACCAAATACTTGCATCCAAACTTCTCAGGATTTGTTCATCCTATAATAGAATGGATTATGCCATTCCTATATTCCatcaaatccaaaaccctaataccTACACTTGGAACATCATGATTAGGGCAAACACCTTAAATGGCATGTGTAATGATGCTCTCCTCCTCTATAATCTGATGATGGGACAAGGTGTGCCACCTGATAAATTCACATTTCCGTTTGTCATCAAAGCCTGCCGGGTTTCCTCTAGAATTGATAAAGGAAAAGAAGTCCATGCACTTTCCATCAAGACTGGATTTTCTGAAGACATCTTTTTGCAGAATAATTTAATGGATCTTTACTTTAAGTGTGGTGATTCAAACTATGCTCGTAAGTTATTCAACAAAATGCATGTGAGGAGTGTTGTTACATGGACGACTATGGTATCTGGTCTTGTTTCTTCTGGGGAGTTAGAGGCTGCTCATACAACTTTTGAGCTTATGCCTGTTAAAAATGTTGTGTCATGGACGGCAATGATTAATGCTTATGCTAGGAACCAGAAACCCCAAGAAGCATTTGAACTTTTCAGGCGTATGCAGCTTGATAATGTGAAACCAAATGAGTACACGTTGGTTAGCTTGCTGATTGCCTGTACAGAATTAGGAAGTCTGAGTTTGGGAAGCTGGCTTCATGATTTTGTGCAGAAGAATGGGTTCAAATTGGGTATTTACCTTGGGACGGCTCTTATTGACATGTACAGTAAATGTGGTAGTctagatgatgctaagaaagtgTTCAATAAGATGCAACATAAGAGCATAGCGACTTGGAATTCAATGATCACTAGCTTGGGTGTGCatggaaaaggaaaggaagctCTTTCTGTTTTTGCTGAGATGGAGAAGACCATCGTACAGCCTGATGCAATTACCTTTGTGGGTGTTTTATGTGCATGTGTACAGACAGGTATGGTGGATGAGGGTTGTAGATATTTCAAACGTATGATTGAACGCTATTGTATTTCACCTACCATAGACCATTACAGTTGCATGTTTGATCTGTTGAATCATGCTGGCATGCTGAATGAGGCTTATGAATTAAGGGAGATGCTGCCAGTCAAGCCAGATTCTGATACATGGGGTGATTTGTTGAAGGAAAACAGGGTCACTGGTAATGCTGATTTAGAGGAAGTTATTTACAAGCATGTTGGCAAGCTAAACTGTACGAGAATGGGTCAACTTTGTGAATGA
- the LOC122657083 gene encoding uncharacterized protein LOC122657083 has protein sequence MAMTAASVAAPSSIVFFTRQRAKCFFIPLASFSGQYNPLATKKLVLYTKPGCCLCDGLKEKLQAAFSLAGPDSLHDVNLQMRDITSNPDWEKSYQYEIPVLARVLSDGTEETLPRLSPRLGVELIQKKLAAALRE, from the exons ATGGCAATGACGGCAGCATCAGTAGCAGCACCATCATCCATTGTCTTCTTTACCCGTCAGAGGGCCAAATGTTTCTTCATTCCTTTGGCTTCGTTTTCCGGGCAATACAATCCTTTAGCAACAAAGAAACTCGTCCTCTACACGAAACCTGGTTGCTGTTTGTGCGATGGCCTCAAAGAAAAGCTTCAAGCTGCTTTCTCTCTCGCCGGCCCAGATTCATTGCATGATGTCAATTTGCAG ATGAGAGATATTACCAGTAACCCCGACTGGGAGAAATCTTACCAGTACGAGATACCTGTGCTGGCCAGAGTTCTTTCTGATGGAACCGAG GAgacacttcccagattatctccTCGTCTTGGAGTTGAGCTCATCCAGAAGAAACTCGCTGCTGCATTGAGAGAATAG